One Mustelus asterias unplaced genomic scaffold, sMusAst1.hap1.1 HAP1_SCAFFOLD_1116, whole genome shotgun sequence genomic region harbors:
- the LOC144487903 gene encoding nodal-like: protein MQFPASALLPILLSISVALGDDRAGNWTWRVLGTRPGPPASLREVAAFIKRLEARNISLKLPSHMISLYRSYNTGNYTGLSPHERLSDADTVRSLVAKSFHHNGSRWILTFDMSTLAAGETLQFAELRISVPAFAESCSLLELHHQSEYPCGSATCRDQLFLGSFPPDAVLEDAADCAVYNVTDILRHWIDRRGPSGKAGQARPQWPENPACRRRRSLPSAGAKEGKMESKETALLLVFSRRPEQSCPPGSSLLNDATGSKHVRKHRKGRRPKQKGQLARRLKNARRRAGGKGRDQRSGPPSLHRRPRHHQQSDGPAKCRRVKFQVKFGKIGWGAWVIFPKIINAFRCEGECPSPSGEDTKPTNHAYMQSLLKFHHPRLVPSPCCVPIKMNPMSMLYLERGEVLLRHHENMVVEECGCR from the exons ATGCAGTTCCCAGCCAGTGCCCTGTTGCccattctgctctccatctcagtGGCCCTGGGGGATGATCGAGCCGGCAACTGGACCTGGCGTGTGCTGGGCACCAGGCCGGGCCCCCCGGCCAGCCTCCGGGAGGTGGCTGCCTTCATCAAGCGCCTGGAAGCCCGCAACATCAGCCTGAAGCTGCCCTCCCACATGATCAGCCTGTAccgcagctacaacactgggaaCTACACCGGCCTCTCGCCCCATGAGAGGTTGTCGGATGCAGACACTGTGCGCAGCCTGGTGGCCAAAA GTTTCCACCACAATGGGAGCCGGTGGATTCTGACGTTTGACATGTCCACCCTGGCAGCCGGCGAGACGTTGCAGTTTGCCGAGTTGAGGATCAGCGTGCCGGCCTTTGCCGAGTCCTGCTCGCTCCTGGAGCTCCATCACCAATCGGAGTACCCGTGCGGATCGGCTACGTGCCGGGACCAGCTCTTCCTGGGCTCCTTCCCTCCGGATGCGGTGCTGGAGGATGCCGCTGACTGTGCCGTCTACAACGTCACGGACATCCTGAGGCACTGGATCGACCGCAGGGGGCCCAGCGGCAAGGCCGGGCAGGCTAGGCCACagtggccagagaatcctgcctgtAGGAGGAGGAGGTCCCTGCCCTCGGCTGGTGCCAAGGAGGGCAAGATGGAGTCCAAGGAGACGGCGCTATTGCTGGTGTTCTCCCGGAGGCCCGAGCAGAGCTGTCCACCGGGCTCCTCACTCCTGAACGACGCCACGGGCTCCAAACACGTGCGCAAACACCGGAAGGGCCGCCGCCCAAAGCAGAAGGGCCAGCTGGCGCGACGGCTGAAGAACGCCCGCCGGCGCGCCGGGGGGAAGGGCCGGGACCAACGGAGCGGCCCCCCCTCCCTTCACCGGCGACCCCGGCACCACCAGCAGAGCGACGGTCCGGCCAAGTGCCGGAGGGTCAAGTTCCAGGTCAAATTCGGTAAGATTGGCTGGGGAGCCTGGGTCATCTTCCCGAAGATAATTAACGCCTTCCGCTGTGAGGGAGAGTGCCCGTCACCATCCGGGGAGGACACCAAACCTACCAACCATGCCTACATGCAG AGTCTGCTCAAATTCCATCATCCCAGGCTGGTCCCTTCCCCTTGCTGCGTCCCCATCAAGATGAACCCAATGAGTATGCTGTAcctggagagaggggaggtgCTACTGCGTCACCACGAAAACATGGTGGTGGAGGAGTGTGGCTGCCGCTGA